From the Mycoplasmatota bacterium genome, one window contains:
- the ftsY gene encoding signal recognition particle-docking protein FtsY → MGLFNNIKNIFNKNKNQMSNEEIQVLEKAEKYKKGMEKSRGTMMSRLKALFESYDVINDDLFDELEEIFIMADIGVNTVLEVVDQLKSDVRLRNIEDMKTFQSIIIDKMFEIYVKDEIVNTNLNLNEEGLTVLLFVGVNGVGKTTSIGKIAHKLQLEGKKVMMAAGDTFRAGAINQLKVWAERVGCTCISKPAGSDPASVMYEAIQEAKKEKVDVLLCDTAGRLQTKLNLMKELEKVYRVINREVPNAPHETLLVIDATTGQNGMNQAKAFAEATNVTGIVLTKLDGTAKGGIVLAIRNELGLPIKFVTMGEAITDLEYFDIEQYIYGLFSDMFE, encoded by the coding sequence ATGGGATTATTTAATAATATTAAAAATATATTTAATAAAAATAAAAATCAAATGTCAAATGAAGAAATACAAGTATTAGAAAAAGCAGAAAAATATAAAAAGGGAATGGAAAAATCACGTGGTACAATGATGTCACGATTAAAAGCATTATTTGAATCTTATGATGTTATTAACGATGACTTATTTGACGAATTAGAAGAAATTTTTATTATGGCTGATATTGGGGTTAATACTGTTTTAGAAGTGGTTGATCAATTAAAATCAGATGTCAGACTACGTAATATAGAAGATATGAAGACCTTTCAAAGTATTATCATAGATAAGATGTTTGAAATATATGTTAAAGATGAAATCGTTAATACTAATTTAAATCTAAATGAAGAAGGGTTAACTGTTTTACTCTTTGTAGGAGTTAATGGTGTTGGTAAGACGACATCTATTGGAAAAATAGCTCATAAATTACAATTAGAAGGAAAAAAAGTTATGATGGCAGCTGGCGATACATTTAGAGCTGGGGCTATTAATCAATTAAAGGTTTGGGCTGAACGTGTCGGATGTACTTGTATCTCTAAACCAGCTGGAAGTGATCCTGCCTCTGTTATGTATGAAGCAATTCAAGAAGCAAAAAAAGAAAAAGTAGATGTGCTATTATGTGACACCGCAGGAAGGTTACAAACAAAACTTAATTTAATGAAAGAACTTGAAAAAGTATATCGTGTTATTAATCGTGAGGTACCAAATGCTCCACATGAAACATTATTAGTAATTGATGCAACAACTGGTCAAAATGGCATGAATCAAGCGAAGGCCTTTGCTGAAGCCACCAATGTAACTGGGATTGTATTAACAAAATTAGATGGTACTGCTAAAGGTGGAATTGTCCTCGCAATTCGTAATGAATTAGGATTACCAATCAAATTTGTTACAATGGGTGAAGCAATAACTGATTTAGAATATTTTGATATTGAACAATATATATATGGATTATTTTCCGATATGTTTGAATAG
- a CDS encoding ribonuclease III — translation MNNRQSLQQFCRQYHLHFSDYRLLETALTHSSYVNEHKTDDFEDNERLEFLGDAVLELAMSEFLFKNYAHFAEGEMTKMRAQHVCETALETYALNINLGDYLRLGKGEEISGGRNRPALLADAFEAVLGAIYLELGYDSVYQFLSQVIFPLVIDGYFSNVDYKSKLQELVQTDNNRSIRYEIVSEIGPAHNKTFISEVYMDDINMGTGEGRSKKEAEQNAAKVALDKMAYETVKIDK, via the coding sequence ATGAATAACCGTCAATCATTACAACAATTTTGTAGACAATATCACCTTCATTTTAGTGATTATCGTTTACTTGAGACTGCTTTAACTCATTCTTCTTACGTAAATGAGCATAAGACAGATGATTTTGAAGATAATGAACGACTTGAATTTTTGGGTGATGCAGTTTTAGAACTGGCAATGTCAGAGTTTCTGTTTAAAAATTATGCACATTTTGCTGAAGGAGAAATGACAAAAATGCGTGCTCAGCATGTGTGTGAAACAGCGCTTGAAACTTATGCGTTAAATATTAATCTTGGTGACTATCTTCGATTAGGAAAAGGAGAAGAAATTAGTGGTGGACGAAATCGACCTGCCCTTTTAGCGGATGCATTTGAAGCAGTATTAGGAGCTATTTATTTAGAGTTAGGTTATGATAGTGTCTATCAATTTCTTAGTCAAGTTATCTTTCCGTTAGTAATAGATGGTTATTTTAGTAATGTTGATTATAAAAGTAAATTACAAGAATTAGTTCAAACCGATAATAACCGTTCAATTCGTTATGAAATAGTTAGTGAAATAGGACCTGCTCATAATAAAACATTTATATCAGAAGTTTATATGGATGACATCAATATGGGAACAGGGGAAGGTCGCTCTAAAAAAGAGGCAGAACAAAACGCTGCTAAAGTTGCACTAGATAAAATGGCCTACGAAACTGTTAAAATTGATAAATAA
- the plsX gene encoding phosphate acyltransferase PlsX, with translation MKIAVDAMGGDNAPKITVEGAMQAISKFSDIEIVLFGDENQIRPLLTDSTRITIEHCEDYFRMDEKDLAAGVRKRKEASMIKAMKACFDKQCDAIVTAGPTGAVISGGTLIVKRIPGFSRPALGPTIPQINGEYMILLDSGANVECKPEWLLQFAQIASIYSEKVLGKKQPRIGLLNNGEEEKKGREFEKQTYDLLKDSDLNFVGNIEGKEILMNACDILVTDGFSGNIALKTIEGTAKAFGAILKKELMANFTGKLGAIIAKRNLKNIKKNFDASEVGGAVLFGCNSVVVKAHGSSDGYAYMNAIRQARKTVKENVIPKIREVLMETQEKNKN, from the coding sequence ATTAAAATCGCAGTAGATGCTATGGGAGGAGATAATGCTCCTAAAATAACTGTTGAAGGCGCAATGCAAGCTATTAGTAAATTTAGCGATATAGAAATCGTTTTATTTGGTGATGAAAATCAAATCAGACCATTATTAACCGATAGTACAAGAATAACAATCGAGCATTGTGAAGATTATTTCAGAATGGATGAAAAGGACTTAGCTGCTGGTGTACGGAAAAGAAAGGAAGCCTCTATGATTAAAGCAATGAAAGCTTGCTTTGATAAGCAATGTGATGCAATTGTTACAGCAGGGCCAACTGGTGCTGTTATATCAGGTGGAACTTTAATTGTTAAAAGAATTCCTGGATTTTCACGTCCTGCCTTAGGACCTACTATTCCTCAAATTAATGGGGAATATATGATTTTACTTGATTCAGGTGCTAATGTTGAGTGTAAACCTGAATGGTTACTCCAATTTGCGCAAATCGCTTCTATTTATAGTGAAAAAGTATTAGGGAAAAAACAACCACGTATTGGTTTATTAAATAATGGTGAAGAAGAAAAGAAGGGTAGAGAATTTGAAAAACAAACCTATGACTTACTAAAGGACTCTGATTTGAATTTTGTTGGTAATATCGAAGGAAAAGAAATATTAATGAATGCTTGCGATATATTGGTTACTGATGGTTTTTCAGGAAATATCGCATTAAAGACGATAGAAGGTACCGCTAAAGCATTTGGTGCAATCCTAAAAAAAGAATTAATGGCTAACTTTACTGGGAAGTTAGGGGCAATCATTGCCAAAAGAAATTTAAAAAATATTAAGAAGAACTTCGATGCAAGTGAAGTTGGTGGTGCTGTATTATTTGGTTGTAATTCTGTTGTTGTTAAAGCACATGGGTCTAGTGATGGATATGCTTATATGAATGCTATCCGTCAAGCAAGAAAAACAGTAAAGGAAAATGTGATTCCTAAAATTAGAGAAGTACTAATGGAAACACAAGAAAAAAATAAAAATTAG
- the recG gene encoding ATP-dependent DNA helicase RecG produces MNKLKTIRIEQIKGISKRMIEHLHNQGIDSVYDLLYYFPYRYENYEVINLHQAEDNEKVTVVGQVVTEPVFYTYKRNHSRLTFCILVNDLVIKIVAFNRDFLRNKISKSMFVTVTGKYEQKKAQIIAQKLSLKSLDSDRIEPVYSLKNLHKTYFLNIMKKALQQYHHLIDEDLPLSLMDKYRLIGNQDMISFVHFPINHEQIRQVYRRVKYEELLKFQLKILYLKNREHKNQQKKPKSFKEELIKQFISLLPFDLTNDQHNVTKEILNDMKETYQMNRLIQGDVGSGKTVVAVISLYANYLSGYQGCLMAPTEILAEQHYHYLNETFKDYSLKIELLTSSITGKNRKQLLNALAMGSIDILVGTHALISEGVNFNHLGLIIIDEQHRFGVNQRKILREKGQTLDALFLSATPIPRTLALTAFGDMEVSSIKEMPKGRKQIKTYLIKSQLEERLVQFIDKIIQENQQVYIITPLIEESEKIDLENAIDIYEKYKTYFKDKYKVGLLHGKMISSDKEQVMNDFMENKTQILVSTTVVEVGVNVLNATLMIIVDAHRFGLAQLHQLRGRVGRSDKQSYCILVSDYENDKTKERLDILTKTNNGFEIADEDLRLRGPGDFFGSRQSGLPEFKMADLVNDYHILDVAREDAKMIIETNELFTNPEYFALKYYIENELIDNNELFD; encoded by the coding sequence ATGAATAAATTAAAAACAATAAGGATTGAACAGATTAAAGGAATAAGTAAAAGAATGATTGAACATTTACATAATCAAGGGATAGATTCGGTTTATGATTTATTATATTATTTTCCTTATCGATATGAAAACTATGAAGTTATTAATCTGCACCAAGCTGAAGATAATGAAAAGGTGACGGTAGTTGGTCAAGTGGTGACAGAACCTGTTTTTTATACCTATAAGAGAAATCATAGTCGTTTGACTTTTTGTATATTAGTAAATGATTTAGTAATCAAAATCGTTGCATTTAATCGTGATTTTTTACGAAATAAAATAAGTAAAAGTATGTTTGTAACTGTTACTGGTAAATATGAGCAAAAAAAAGCACAGATTATTGCCCAAAAATTATCGTTAAAATCACTTGATAGTGATCGAATCGAACCAGTTTACTCACTAAAAAATTTACATAAAACTTATTTTCTAAATATCATGAAGAAAGCTTTACAACAATATCATCATTTAATAGATGAAGATTTACCCTTATCTTTGATGGATAAGTATCGTTTAATTGGTAATCAAGACATGATTTCTTTTGTTCATTTTCCGATAAACCATGAGCAAATTAGACAGGTATATAGACGCGTAAAATATGAGGAGTTATTAAAGTTTCAATTAAAAATCCTATATTTAAAGAATCGAGAACATAAAAATCAACAAAAAAAGCCCAAATCATTTAAAGAGGAATTAATTAAACAGTTCATTAGTCTTTTACCATTTGATTTAACAAATGATCAACATAATGTTACAAAAGAAATATTAAACGATATGAAAGAAACTTATCAGATGAATCGTTTAATTCAAGGAGATGTAGGTAGTGGTAAAACTGTGGTTGCTGTGATTAGTTTATATGCTAATTATTTAAGTGGCTATCAGGGTTGTTTAATGGCTCCTACTGAAATCCTGGCAGAACAACACTATCATTATTTAAATGAAACATTTAAAGATTATTCCCTCAAAATTGAACTTCTAACAAGTTCTATTACAGGTAAGAATAGAAAACAATTACTAAATGCATTAGCGATGGGTTCCATTGATATTTTAGTAGGAACTCACGCCTTAATTAGTGAGGGTGTTAACTTTAACCATTTAGGTTTAATAATTATAGACGAGCAACATCGTTTTGGTGTTAATCAACGTAAAATATTACGTGAAAAAGGACAAACACTCGATGCATTATTTTTAAGTGCAACACCGATTCCTAGAACACTTGCTTTAACTGCTTTTGGTGATATGGAAGTATCAAGTATTAAAGAAATGCCAAAAGGAAGAAAGCAGATTAAAACTTATTTAATTAAAAGTCAGTTAGAAGAACGGTTGGTACAATTTATCGATAAAATTATTCAAGAAAACCAACAAGTCTATATTATTACACCACTTATTGAAGAATCAGAAAAAATTGATTTAGAGAATGCAATAGATATTTATGAAAAATATAAAACTTATTTTAAAGATAAATATAAGGTAGGATTGCTACATGGAAAAATGATTAGTAGTGATAAAGAACAAGTGATGAATGATTTTATGGAGAACAAGACACAAATTCTTGTGTCAACTACTGTTGTTGAAGTTGGTGTCAATGTACTAAATGCAACCTTAATGATTATTGTAGATGCTCATCGTTTTGGACTTGCACAACTTCATCAATTACGAGGACGGGTCGGAAGAAGTGACAAACAATCTTATTGTATTCTAGTCAGTGATTATGAAAATGATAAAACAAAAGAACGTCTTGATATTTTAACAAAAACAAATAATGGATTTGAAATTGCGGATGAAGATCTACGATTACGTGGCCCGGGTGATTTTTTTGGCTCAAGACAGTCAGGATTACCTGAGTTTAAAATGGCGGATTTAGTAAATGATTATCATATATTAGATGTAGCTAGAGAGGATGCTAAAATGATAATTGAAACCAATGAATTATTCACAAATCCTGAATATTTTGCCTTAAAATATTATATTGAAAATGAATTAATTGATAATAATGAATTATTTGATTAA
- a CDS encoding AAA family ATPase, with protein sequence MLLKRIEAIGFKSFAEKTKIEFEAGITAVVGPNGSGKSNISDAIKWVLGEQSSKSLRGSTMADVIFNGTTERSPLNIAEVTIVLDNSDKALPVDYEEVSITRRLFRSGESNYYINKQKVRLKDIREMILDSGIGADSLSIISQDKVRAVIEGKSDDRRSIIEEAAGVLKYKNRKKETVRNLEHTENNLLRAADILNELESQYQHLEKQSVVAKEYLQIKGQLENIEVALYVRDIEIALTKIKELEKSMKEQSIQIFNYEQMEKKNSQKIEELETLKKTLDEDITNEQNSLIEVTSKISYTEGQRRALVGDNEEYLPFEEIFKENLNELKQLEGKYQNLKNKVTENQQVLASNRSELTRLQNLYYNKNSQKHALISKIQMLNDFSNSYYGGVKNVLNERLLKGIQGTVESLINTEEKYVNAIEIALGAAMQHIVVDKVEHAKAAIEFLKRGNLGRATFLPIEAMKSRLIDQKMLSFLNGQTGFINLGVNLIQFDDKYSRVMNNLLGNVLICDNLNHATEISRKINNAYRIITLDGDVIHVGGSMTGGRQKNKAPRLLQQRIALEEANDKLSKLEIEVKDLSKQIDQRETEVKDIDQLFYSQRIELTRLEEYLRSKQQVINQLKQSLDQENIQELYHERENINEVLRELRSKNLDYLEQIQHLERENNEIKRFVRTTTNNLHEVDVEKNRIDVRYSNLMDFLIDEYHVTFDYAKENFSLTMDYEVAKIRVRNLRRHMDSLGNVNVNAIEEFEQVKERYETLKSNYEDLIKAKENILSSIKELDEVMVERFKETFEKINIEFNQVFQQLFNGGCAELILEDETDLLNTGIEINAQPPGTRLSNSNLLSGGQKTLTSISLLFAILRVRTVPFCVLDECEAALDEANVLRYAEYLRKFSPQTQFIVITHRKGTMEQADILYGVTMQERGVTTIVSVRLEDTDQYIENTPDGYESLD encoded by the coding sequence ATGTTATTAAAAAGAATTGAGGCAATTGGTTTTAAATCGTTTGCGGAAAAAACAAAAATTGAATTTGAGGCAGGAATTACAGCGGTTGTTGGTCCGAATGGTTCTGGAAAATCAAATATTTCTGACGCTATTAAGTGGGTACTTGGTGAACAATCTAGTAAAAGTTTACGTGGAAGTACAATGGCTGATGTAATATTTAATGGAACCACTGAAAGATCCCCTCTTAATATCGCTGAAGTTACCATTGTATTAGATAATAGTGATAAAGCATTACCAGTTGATTACGAAGAAGTATCGATAACAAGACGCTTGTTTCGTTCTGGGGAAAGTAACTATTATATTAATAAGCAAAAGGTTCGTTTGAAAGATATTAGAGAAATGATTTTAGACTCTGGAATTGGAGCTGATTCATTATCAATTATTTCTCAGGATAAAGTTCGTGCAGTAATTGAAGGAAAAAGTGATGATAGAAGATCAATTATTGAAGAAGCAGCGGGTGTTTTAAAATATAAAAATCGCAAAAAAGAAACTGTTCGTAATTTAGAACATACGGAAAATAATTTACTACGTGCAGCTGATATTTTGAACGAATTAGAATCTCAATATCAACATTTGGAAAAACAAAGCGTTGTTGCTAAGGAATATCTTCAAATTAAAGGACAGTTAGAGAATATTGAAGTGGCATTATATGTAAGAGACATTGAAATAGCCTTAACAAAAATTAAGGAATTAGAAAAATCAATGAAAGAACAATCCATTCAAATCTTTAATTATGAACAAATGGAAAAGAAAAATAGTCAAAAAATTGAAGAATTAGAAACTTTGAAAAAAACACTAGATGAAGATATAACAAATGAGCAAAATTCATTGATTGAAGTTACTTCAAAGATTAGTTATACAGAGGGACAACGACGTGCACTAGTTGGAGATAATGAAGAATATCTACCTTTTGAAGAAATATTTAAAGAAAATTTAAATGAACTTAAGCAACTTGAGGGAAAATATCAGAATTTAAAAAATAAGGTTACAGAGAATCAACAAGTTTTGGCTTCTAATAGAAGTGAATTGACGAGATTACAAAATTTGTATTATAATAAAAATTCACAAAAACATGCGCTAATCTCAAAAATACAAATGTTAAATGACTTTTCTAATAGTTATTATGGTGGCGTTAAAAATGTATTAAATGAACGTTTATTAAAAGGTATTCAAGGCACCGTTGAATCTTTAATTAATACCGAAGAGAAGTATGTCAATGCGATTGAAATTGCCTTAGGTGCTGCGATGCAACATATTGTTGTTGATAAGGTAGAACATGCAAAAGCTGCAATTGAATTTTTAAAACGAGGAAATTTAGGACGAGCTACTTTCCTACCAATTGAAGCAATGAAATCTCGTTTAATTGATCAAAAAATGCTCAGTTTTTTAAACGGACAAACTGGATTTATTAACTTAGGAGTTAATTTAATTCAGTTTGATGATAAGTACTCACGAGTAATGAATAATTTATTAGGAAATGTGTTAATTTGTGATAATCTAAATCATGCTACTGAGATTTCTCGAAAAATTAATAATGCTTATAGGATAATTACTTTAGATGGAGATGTCATTCATGTAGGGGGTAGTATGACCGGGGGACGTCAAAAAAATAAGGCTCCAAGATTACTACAACAACGTATAGCCCTAGAGGAAGCTAATGATAAACTATCTAAGTTAGAGATTGAAGTTAAAGATTTATCAAAACAAATTGATCAAAGAGAAACAGAGGTTAAGGACATAGATCAATTATTTTATAGTCAAAGAATTGAACTCACTCGTTTAGAGGAATATTTGCGTTCAAAACAGCAAGTAATTAATCAATTAAAACAAAGTTTAGACCAAGAAAATATACAAGAATTATATCATGAACGTGAAAATATAAATGAGGTATTGCGTGAACTTAGATCGAAAAACCTTGATTATTTAGAACAAATACAACATTTAGAACGTGAAAATAATGAAATCAAGCGTTTCGTTCGTACGACAACTAATAATTTACATGAAGTAGATGTTGAAAAGAATCGTATTGATGTTCGCTATAGTAATTTGATGGATTTCTTAATTGATGAATATCATGTAACGTTTGATTATGCAAAAGAAAACTTTTCATTAACCATGGATTATGAAGTGGCTAAGATTAGAGTAAGAAACTTGCGACGTCATATGGATAGTTTAGGAAACGTAAATGTGAATGCAATTGAGGAATTTGAACAAGTAAAAGAACGTTATGAAACGTTAAAATCGAATTATGAAGATTTAATAAAAGCAAAAGAAAACATCCTATCTTCTATTAAAGAATTAGATGAAGTCATGGTTGAAAGATTTAAAGAGACATTTGAAAAAATAAATATTGAATTTAACCAAGTTTTTCAACAATTATTTAATGGTGGCTGTGCTGAACTAATCTTAGAAGATGAAACAGATTTATTAAACACTGGAATTGAAATAAATGCTCAACCTCCAGGAACGCGATTATCAAATTCTAATTTATTATCAGGTGGACAAAAAACTTTAACATCCATTTCTTTATTATTTGCGATTTTAAGAGTTAGAACAGTTCCATTCTGTGTATTAGATGAGTGTGAGGCAGCACTTGATGAAGCGAATGTTTTACGTTATGCTGAGTATCTACGTAAATTTAGTCCCCAAACTCAATTTATAGTAATAACCCATCGAAAAGGAACAATGGAACAGGCTGATATTTTATATGGTGTTACCATGCAAGAACGTGGGGTAACAACGATTGTTTCAGTTCGTTTAGAAGATACTGATCAGTATATTGAAAATACACCTGATGGATATGAATCTTTAGATTAA
- a CDS encoding YlxM family DNA-binding protein, whose protein sequence is MIDFDKTIRINMLLDFYSALLTKKQLDYMLLYFKDDLSLQEIANLYQVSRNAIYDNIQRTIKQLNKYEEKLQLFNKFTRKQEILDQMKIDFSSNSQLIQYIYQLEELE, encoded by the coding sequence ATGATTGATTTTGATAAAACCATTCGAATTAATATGTTACTTGATTTTTATTCAGCATTACTAACAAAAAAACAACTTGATTATATGCTGTTGTATTTTAAGGATGATTTAAGTTTACAAGAAATTGCTAATTTATATCAAGTTAGTCGTAATGCGATTTATGATAATATTCAAAGAACAATCAAACAATTAAATAAATATGAAGAAAAACTTCAATTATTTAATAAGTTTACTAGAAAACAAGAAATTTTAGATCAAATGAAAATTGACTTCTCATCGAATAGTCAATTAATTCAATATATTTATCAATTAGAAGAATTAGAATAG
- a CDS encoding GNAT family N-acetyltransferase: MKFIVREIIRADLPILYKYVSDREIAYLTNNYLFETFEDFKSTYDLYLNGNSEDLKIFSILLGDTVIGKMEIGYDLRDKMGSFDIMIGKKELWRRGFGVKALNVLFSYGFNNLGLNRLSCEVYRFNESSIHLMRKMNMHVDGMLREAQFVHGKFVDIFIFSLLRKEYEGDVYHD, translated from the coding sequence ATGAAATTTATTGTTCGAGAAATAATACGAGCAGATTTACCAATTTTATATAAATATGTTTCAGATCGAGAGATTGCCTATCTAACGAATAATTATTTATTTGAAACATTTGAAGATTTTAAATCCACTTATGATTTATATTTAAATGGTAATAGTGAAGATTTAAAGATTTTTTCAATCCTTTTAGGAGATACTGTTATTGGAAAAATGGAAATTGGTTATGATTTGAGAGATAAAATGGGTTCATTTGATATAATGATTGGCAAGAAAGAACTTTGGAGACGTGGATTTGGGGTAAAGGCCCTTAATGTATTATTTAGTTATGGATTTAATAATTTAGGATTAAACCGATTATCGTGTGAAGTTTATCGATTTAATGAGAGTTCAATACACTTAATGCGTAAGATGAATATGCATGTTGACGGAATGCTTCGTGAGGCACAGTTTGTACATGGAAAATTCGTTGATATATTTATTTTTAGTTTACTGAGAAAAGAATATGAAGGAGATGTTTATCATGATTAA
- a CDS encoding phosphodiester glycosidase family protein gives MKYFKICIIFVALFLLNIMIVSARPFDLGDLLNKETKDVNGITYKSIELVDSNNYPQKIFYADFLSGLSSKYKMVIHHVENNNDNFVGSTVVDIANDYETKTGNKVMAAVNGDFFMGDHTPCGYYIKDGVIIRDAPNSYMHEIGFDNLGNVVVGNIEGFEYQIKVYTEDGVENFVVDKYNEIPEDGEIALMEPSKFSSMDEPNSAKYLIQFEDQQATEFSYPMNGIAYRLARGKVVSDESLPLPAGHLGINIKGDNEISQFFFNNFKYNTQIEVVKVPKGDFNMPWVIGGRHILMQKGTLLPKGAPSADQLAPRTTIGITTEGKYFVMVIDGRQPEYSKGITIAQQGQLAKDLGAYTAIEIDGGGSSTFLLRLDDVLTVMNKPSDGHLRNVSNAVLIVEKDEDEIITTTTTEETTTTEETTTTEETTTTEETTTEEITTTEESTTTEETTTTEETTTTELLTTTDSTNLNDDTNDKDFNVLYIIIPLVVLGGVSLTVGVIRHKRV, from the coding sequence ATGAAATATTTTAAAATTTGTATTATTTTTGTTGCATTATTTCTTTTAAACATCATGATTGTTTCTGCTAGGCCTTTTGATTTAGGCGATCTATTAAATAAAGAAACAAAGGATGTAAATGGTATTACTTATAAAAGTATAGAGCTAGTAGATTCGAATAATTACCCACAAAAAATATTTTATGCGGATTTTTTATCAGGACTTAGCAGTAAATATAAAATGGTTATTCATCACGTTGAAAATAATAATGATAATTTTGTAGGTTCTACAGTCGTGGATATCGCAAATGATTATGAAACCAAAACTGGTAATAAGGTAATGGCTGCGGTAAACGGTGACTTTTTTATGGGTGACCATACACCATGTGGGTATTATATCAAAGATGGTGTTATCATAAGAGATGCACCAAATTCTTATATGCATGAAATTGGGTTTGATAATTTAGGAAATGTAGTGGTTGGAAATATTGAAGGTTTTGAATATCAAATCAAAGTATATACAGAAGATGGCGTTGAAAATTTTGTAGTTGATAAGTATAATGAGATTCCAGAGGATGGAGAAATTGCCCTTATGGAACCTTCTAAATTTTCTTCAATGGATGAGCCTAATTCAGCGAAGTATCTAATTCAGTTTGAAGATCAACAAGCAACTGAATTTTCATATCCAATGAATGGGATTGCATATCGTTTAGCACGAGGTAAAGTTGTTAGTGATGAATCATTACCATTACCAGCAGGTCATTTAGGAATTAACATTAAAGGTGATAATGAAATTTCTCAATTCTTTTTTAATAATTTCAAATATAACACTCAAATTGAAGTAGTCAAAGTTCCAAAAGGTGATTTTAATATGCCATGGGTAATTGGTGGTCGTCATATATTAATGCAAAAAGGAACTCTATTACCAAAAGGAGCACCTTCAGCAGATCAATTAGCACCACGTACAACAATTGGTATCACTACCGAAGGAAAATACTTTGTAATGGTTATTGATGGAAGACAACCTGAATATAGTAAAGGAATTACTATCGCTCAACAAGGCCAATTAGCTAAAGATTTAGGCGCATATACTGCGATAGAGATTGATGGAGGCGGTTCATCTACGTTCTTATTACGACTTGATGATGTATTAACTGTAATGAATAAACCTTCAGATGGTCATTTGAGAAATGTGTCTAATGCGGTATTGATTGTTGAAAAAGATGAAGATGAAATTATTACAACGACAACAACAGAAGAAACAACGACAACAGAAGAAACGACAACAACAGAAGAAACAACGACAACAGAAGAAACAACAACTGAAGAAATAACAACAACAGAAGAATCGACAACAACAGAAGAAACCACGACAACTGAAGAAACGACCACAACAGAATTGTTGACAACGACAGACAGTACTAATTTAAATGATGATACTAATGATAAAGATTTTAATGTATTATATATTATCATCCCTCTTGTTGTATTAGGTGGGGTATCACTAACAGTTGGTGTTATTCGTCATAAACGTGTATAA